One window from the genome of Macaca fascicularis isolate 582-1 chromosome 7, T2T-MFA8v1.1 encodes:
- the MAN2C1 gene encoding alpha-mannosidase 2C1 isoform X7, with translation MEKVWCGVMGNLSSLTLYVEVACNGLLGAGKGSIIAAPDPEKMFQLSRAELAVFHRDVHMLLVDLELLLGIAKGLGKDNQRSFQALYTANQMVNVCDPAQPETFPVAQALASRFFGQRGGESQHTIHATGHCHIDTAWLWPFKETMRKCARSWVTALQLMERNPEFIFACSQAQQLEWVKNRYPGLHSRLQEFARRGQFVPVGGTWVEMDGNLPSGEAMVRQFLQGQNFFLQEFGKMCSEFWLPDTFGYSAQLPQIMHGCGIRRFLTQKLSWNLVNSFPHHTFFWEGLDGSRVLVHFPPGDSYGMQGSVEEVLKTVANNRDKGRANHSAFLFGFGDGGGGPTQTMLDRLKRLSNTDGLPRVQLSSPRQLFSALESDSGQLCTWVGELFLELHNGTYTTHAQIKKGNRECERILHDVELLSSLALARSAQFLYPAAQLQHLWRLLLLNQFHDVVTGSCIQIVAEEAMCHYEDIRSHGNTLLSTAAAALCAGEPGPEGLLIVNTLPWKRTEVMALPKPGGAHSLALVTVPSMGYAPVPPPTSLQPLLPQQPVFVLQETDGSVTLDNGIIRVKLDPTGRLTSLVLVASGREAIAEGAVGNQFVLFDDVPLYWDAWDVMDYHLETRKPVLGQAGTLAVGTEGGLRGSAWFLLQISPNSRLSQEVVLDVGCPYVRFHTEVHWHEAHKFLKVEFPARVRSSQATYEIQFGHLQRPTHYNTSWDWARFEVWAHRWMDLSEHGFGLALLNDCKYGASVQGSVLSLSLLRAPKAPDATADMGRHEFTYALMPHKGSFQDAGVIQAAYSLNFPLLALPAPSPAPATSWSAFSLSSPAVVLETVKQAESSPQRRSLVLRLYEAHGSHVDCWLHLSLPVQEAILCDLLERPDPAGHLPLRDSRLKLTFSPFQVLSLLLVLQPPPH, from the exons ATGGAGAAGGTCTGGTGTGGCGTGATGGGGAACCTGTCCAG CCTCACCCTCTATGTGGAAGTAGCCTGCAATGGGCTCCTGGGGGCCGGGAAGGGAAGCATCATTGCAGCCCCTGATCCTGAGAAGATGTTCCAGCTGAGCCGGGCTGAGCTGGCTGTGTTCCACCGAGATGTCCACATGCTCCTGGTGGATCTGGAGCTGCTGCTGGGCATAGCCAAG GGCCTCGGGAAGGACAACCAGCGCAGCTTTCAGGCCCTGTACACAGCCAACCAGATGGTGAACGTCTGTGACCCTGCCCAGCCCGAGACCTTCCCAGTGGCCCAGGCCCTGGCCTCCAGGTTCTTTGGCCAACGTGGAGGTGAAAGCCAACACACCATTCATGCCACAGGGCACTGCCACATTGATACAG CCTGGCTTTGGCCCTTCAAAGAGACCATGAGGAAATGTGCCCGGAGCTGGGTGACCGCCCTGCAGCTCATGGAGCGAAACCCTGAGTTCATCTTTGCCTGCTCCCAG GCGCAGCAGCTGGAGTGGGTGAAGAACCGCTACCCTGGCCTGCACTCCCGCCTCCAGGAGTTTGCGCGCCGTGGGCAGTTTGTGCCTGTGGGGGGCACCTGGGTGGAGATG GATGGGAACCTGCCCAGTGGAGAGGCCATGGTGAGGCAGTTTTTGCAGGGCCAGAACTTCTTTCTGCAGGAGTTTGGGAAGATGTGCTCCGAG TTCTGGCTGCCGGACACCTTTGGCTACTCAGCACAGCTTCCCCAGATCATGCACGGCTGTGGCATCAGGCGCTTTCTCACCCAGAAATTGAGCTGGAATTTGGTGAATTCCTTCCCA CACCATACTTTTTTCTGGGAGGGGCTGGATGGCTCCCGCGTACTGGTCCACTTCCCACCTGGCGACTCCTATGGGATGCAGGGCAGCGTGGAGGAG GTGCTGAAGACTGTGGCCAACAACCGGGACAAGGGGCGGGCCAACCACAGTGCCTTCCTCTTTGGCtttggggatgggggtggtggtCCCACCCAGACCATGCTGGACCGCCTGAAGCGCCTGAGCAATACGGATGGGCTGCCCAG GGTGCAGCTATCTTCTCCAAGGCAGCTCTTCTCGGCACTGGAGAGTGACTCGGGGCAGCTGTGCACATGGGTTGGGGAGCTCTTCTTGGAGCTGCACAATGGCACATACACCACCCATGCCCAG ATCAAGAAGGGGAACCGAGAATGTGAGCGAATCCTGCACGATGTGGAGCTGCTCAGTAGCCTGGCCCTGGCCCGCAGTGCCCAGTTCCTATACCCAGCAGCCCAGCTGCAGCACCTCTGGAG GCTCCTGCTTCTGAACCAGTTCCATGATGTGGTGACTGGAAGCTGCATCCAGATAGTTGCAGAGGAAGCCATGTGCCACTACGAAG ACATCCGTTCCCATGGCAATACACTGCTCAGCACCGCAGCCGCAGCCCTGTGTGCTGGGGAGCCAGGTCCCGAGGGCCTCCTCATCGTCAACACGCTGCCCTGGAAGCGGACCGAAGTGATGGCCCTGCCCAAGCCGGGTGGGGCCCACAGCCTAG CCCTGGTGACGGTGCCCAGCATGGGCTATGCTCCTGTTCCTCCCCccacctcactgcagcccctgctgcCCCAGCAGCCTGTGTTCGTACTGCAAGAG ACTGATGGCTCCGTGACTCTGGACAATGGCATCATCCGAGTGAAGCTGGACCCGACTGGCCGCCTGACATCCTTGGTCCTGGTGGCCTCTGGCAG GGAGGCCATTGCTGAGGGTGCCGTGGGGAACCAGTTTGTGCTGTTTGATGATGTCCCCTTGTACTGGGATGCATGGGACGTCATGGACTACCACCTGGAGACACG GAAGCCTGTGCTGGGCCAGGCAGGGACCCTGGCAGTGGGCACCGAGGGTGGCCTGCGGGGCAGCGCCTGGTTCTTGCTGCAGATTAGCCCCAACAGTCGACTTAGCCAGGAGGTCGTGCTGGATGTTGGCTGCCCCTATGTCCGCTTCCACACCGAG GTACACTGGCATGAGGCCCACAAGTTCCTGAAGGTGGAGTTCCCTGCTCGCGTGCGGAGTTCCCAGGCTACCTATGAGATCCAGTTTGGGCACCTGCAGCGACCTACCCACTACAATACTTCTTGGGACTGGGCTCGATTTGAG GTGTGGGCCCACCGCTGGATGGATCTGTCAGAACACGGCTTTGGACTGGCCCTGCTCAATGACTGCAAGTATGGCGCATCAGTGCAAGGCAGCGTCCTCAGCCTCTCGCT CTTGCGGGCGCCTAAAGCCCCGGACGCTACTGCTGACATGGGGCGCCACGAGTTCACCTATGCGCTGATGCCCCACAAGG GCTCTTTCCAGGATGCTGGTGTTATCCAAGCTGCCTACAGCCTAAACTTCCCCCTATTGGCTctgccagcccccagcccagcgCCCGCCACCTCCTGGAGTGCCTTTTCCCTGTCTTCACCCGCGGTCGTACTGGAGACTGTCAAGCAG GCGGAGAGCAGCCCCCAGCGCCGCTCGCTGGTCCTGAGGCTGTATGAAGCCCACGGCAGCCACGTGGACTGCTGGCTGCACTTGTCGCTGCCGGTTCAGGAGGCCATCCT CTGCGACCTCTTGGAGCGACCAGACCCTGCTGGCCACTTGCCCCTTCGGGACAGCCGCCTGAAGCTCACCTTTTCTCCCTTCCAAGTGCTGTCCCTGTtgctcgtgcttcagcctccacCACACTGA
- the MAN2C1 gene encoding alpha-mannosidase 2C1 isoform X4, whose translation MAAAPALKHWRTTVERVEKFVSPLYFTDCNLRGRLFGATCPVAALSSFLTPDRLPYQEAVQRDFRPAQVGCSFGPTWWTCWFRVELTIPEAWVGQEVHLCWESDGEGLVWRDGEPVQGLTKEGKKTSYVLTDRLGERDPRSLTLYVEVACNGLLGAGKGSIIAAPDPEKMFQLSRAELAVFHRDVHMLLVDLELLLGIAKGLGKDNQRSFQALYTANQMVNVCDPAQPETFPVAQALASRFFGQRGGESQHTIHATGHCHIDTAWLWPFKETMRKCARSWVTALQLMERNPEFIFACSQAQQLEWVKNRYPGLHSRLQEFARRGQFVPVGGTWVEMDGNLPSGEAMVRQFLQGQNFFLQEFGKMCSEFWLPDTFGYSAQLPQIMHGCGIRRFLTQKLSWNLVNSFPHHTFFWEGLDGSRVLVHFPPGDSYGMQGSVEEVLKTVANNRDKGRANHSAFLFGFGDGGGGPTQTMLDRLKRLSNTDGLPRLLLLNQFHDVVTGSCIQIVAEEAMCHYEDIRSHGNTLLSTAAAALCAGEPGPEGLLIVNTLPWKRTEVMALPKPGGAHSLALVTVPSMGYAPVPPPTSLQPLLPQQPVFVLQETDGSVTLDNGIIRVKLDPTGRLTSLVLVASGREAIAEGAVGNQFVLFDDVPLYWDAWDVMDYHLETRKPVLGQAGTLAVGTEGGLRGSAWFLLQISPNSRLSQEVVLDVGCPYVRFHTEVHWHEAHKFLKVEFPARVRSSQATYEIQFGHLQRPTHYNTSWDWARFEVWAHRWMDLSEHGFGLALLNDCKYGASVQGSVLSLSLLRAPKAPDATADMGRHEFTYALMPHKGSFQDAGVIQAAYSLNFPLLALPAPSPAPATSWSAFSLSSPAVVLETVKQAESSPQRRSLVLRLYEAHGSHVDCWLHLSLPVQEAILCDLLERPDPAGHLPLRDSRLKLTFSPFQVLSLLLVLQPPPH comes from the exons ATGGCGGCTGCGCCGGCCCTGAAGCACTGGCGCACCACAGTGGAACGGGTGGAGAAGTTCGTGTCGCCACTCTACTTTACCGACTGTAACCTCCGCGGCAG GCTTTTTGGGGCCACCTGCCCTGTGGCTGCGCTCTCCAGCTTCCTGACGCCAGATAGGCTTCCCTACCAGGAGGCAGTCCAGCGGGACTTCCGCCCAGCACAGGTCGGCTGCAGCTTCGGACCCAC ATGGTGGACCTGCTGGTTCCGGGTGGAACTGACCATCCCAGAGGCATGGGTAGGCCAGGAAGTTCACCTTTGCTGGGAAAGTGATGGAGAAGGTCTGGTGTGGCGTGATGGGGAACCTGTCCAG GGTTTAACCAAAGAGGGTAAGAAGACCAGCTATGTCCTGACTGACAGGCTGGGGGAAAGAGACCCCCGAAG CCTCACCCTCTATGTGGAAGTAGCCTGCAATGGGCTCCTGGGGGCCGGGAAGGGAAGCATCATTGCAGCCCCTGATCCTGAGAAGATGTTCCAGCTGAGCCGGGCTGAGCTGGCTGTGTTCCACCGAGATGTCCACATGCTCCTGGTGGATCTGGAGCTGCTGCTGGGCATAGCCAAG GGCCTCGGGAAGGACAACCAGCGCAGCTTTCAGGCCCTGTACACAGCCAACCAGATGGTGAACGTCTGTGACCCTGCCCAGCCCGAGACCTTCCCAGTGGCCCAGGCCCTGGCCTCCAGGTTCTTTGGCCAACGTGGAGGTGAAAGCCAACACACCATTCATGCCACAGGGCACTGCCACATTGATACAG CCTGGCTTTGGCCCTTCAAAGAGACCATGAGGAAATGTGCCCGGAGCTGGGTGACCGCCCTGCAGCTCATGGAGCGAAACCCTGAGTTCATCTTTGCCTGCTCCCAG GCGCAGCAGCTGGAGTGGGTGAAGAACCGCTACCCTGGCCTGCACTCCCGCCTCCAGGAGTTTGCGCGCCGTGGGCAGTTTGTGCCTGTGGGGGGCACCTGGGTGGAGATG GATGGGAACCTGCCCAGTGGAGAGGCCATGGTGAGGCAGTTTTTGCAGGGCCAGAACTTCTTTCTGCAGGAGTTTGGGAAGATGTGCTCCGAG TTCTGGCTGCCGGACACCTTTGGCTACTCAGCACAGCTTCCCCAGATCATGCACGGCTGTGGCATCAGGCGCTTTCTCACCCAGAAATTGAGCTGGAATTTGGTGAATTCCTTCCCA CACCATACTTTTTTCTGGGAGGGGCTGGATGGCTCCCGCGTACTGGTCCACTTCCCACCTGGCGACTCCTATGGGATGCAGGGCAGCGTGGAGGAG GTGCTGAAGACTGTGGCCAACAACCGGGACAAGGGGCGGGCCAACCACAGTGCCTTCCTCTTTGGCtttggggatgggggtggtggtCCCACCCAGACCATGCTGGACCGCCTGAAGCGCCTGAGCAATACGGATGGGCTGCCCAG GCTCCTGCTTCTGAACCAGTTCCATGATGTGGTGACTGGAAGCTGCATCCAGATAGTTGCAGAGGAAGCCATGTGCCACTACGAAG ACATCCGTTCCCATGGCAATACACTGCTCAGCACCGCAGCCGCAGCCCTGTGTGCTGGGGAGCCAGGTCCCGAGGGCCTCCTCATCGTCAACACGCTGCCCTGGAAGCGGACCGAAGTGATGGCCCTGCCCAAGCCGGGTGGGGCCCACAGCCTAG CCCTGGTGACGGTGCCCAGCATGGGCTATGCTCCTGTTCCTCCCCccacctcactgcagcccctgctgcCCCAGCAGCCTGTGTTCGTACTGCAAGAG ACTGATGGCTCCGTGACTCTGGACAATGGCATCATCCGAGTGAAGCTGGACCCGACTGGCCGCCTGACATCCTTGGTCCTGGTGGCCTCTGGCAG GGAGGCCATTGCTGAGGGTGCCGTGGGGAACCAGTTTGTGCTGTTTGATGATGTCCCCTTGTACTGGGATGCATGGGACGTCATGGACTACCACCTGGAGACACG GAAGCCTGTGCTGGGCCAGGCAGGGACCCTGGCAGTGGGCACCGAGGGTGGCCTGCGGGGCAGCGCCTGGTTCTTGCTGCAGATTAGCCCCAACAGTCGACTTAGCCAGGAGGTCGTGCTGGATGTTGGCTGCCCCTATGTCCGCTTCCACACCGAG GTACACTGGCATGAGGCCCACAAGTTCCTGAAGGTGGAGTTCCCTGCTCGCGTGCGGAGTTCCCAGGCTACCTATGAGATCCAGTTTGGGCACCTGCAGCGACCTACCCACTACAATACTTCTTGGGACTGGGCTCGATTTGAG GTGTGGGCCCACCGCTGGATGGATCTGTCAGAACACGGCTTTGGACTGGCCCTGCTCAATGACTGCAAGTATGGCGCATCAGTGCAAGGCAGCGTCCTCAGCCTCTCGCT CTTGCGGGCGCCTAAAGCCCCGGACGCTACTGCTGACATGGGGCGCCACGAGTTCACCTATGCGCTGATGCCCCACAAGG GCTCTTTCCAGGATGCTGGTGTTATCCAAGCTGCCTACAGCCTAAACTTCCCCCTATTGGCTctgccagcccccagcccagcgCCCGCCACCTCCTGGAGTGCCTTTTCCCTGTCTTCACCCGCGGTCGTACTGGAGACTGTCAAGCAG GCGGAGAGCAGCCCCCAGCGCCGCTCGCTGGTCCTGAGGCTGTATGAAGCCCACGGCAGCCACGTGGACTGCTGGCTGCACTTGTCGCTGCCGGTTCAGGAGGCCATCCT CTGCGACCTCTTGGAGCGACCAGACCCTGCTGGCCACTTGCCCCTTCGGGACAGCCGCCTGAAGCTCACCTTTTCTCCCTTCCAAGTGCTGTCCCTGTtgctcgtgcttcagcctccacCACACTGA
- the MAN2C1 gene encoding alpha-mannosidase 2C1 isoform X6 has protein sequence MAAAPALKHWRTTVERVEKFVSPLYFTDCNLRGRLFGATCPVAALSSFLTPDRLPYQEAVQRDFRPAQVGCSFGPTWWTCWFRVELTIPEAWVGQEVHLCWESDGEGLVWRDGEPVQGLTKEGKKTSYVLTDRLGERDPRSLTLYVEVACNGLLGAGKGSIIAAPDPEKMFQLSRAELAVFHRDVHMLLVDLELLLGIAKGLGKDNQRSFQALYTANQMVNVCDPAQPETFPVAQALASRFFGQRGGESQHTIHATGHCHIDTAWLWPFKETMRKCARSWVTALQLMERNPEFIFACSQAQQLEWVKNRYPGLHSRLQEFARRGQFVPVGGTWVEMDGNLPSGEAMVRQFLQGQNFFLQEFGKMCSEFWLPDTFGYSAQLPQIMHGCGIRRFLTQKLSWNLVNSFPHHTFFWEGLDGSRVLVHFPPGDSYGMQGSVEEIKKGNRECERILHDVELLSSLALARSAQFLYPAAQLQHLWRLLLLNQFHDVVTGSCIQIVAEEAMCHYEDIRSHGNTLLSTAAAALCAGEPGPEGLLIVNTLPWKRTEVMALPKPGGAHSLALVTVPSMGYAPVPPPTSLQPLLPQQPVFVLQETDGSVTLDNGIIRVKLDPTGRLTSLVLVASGREAIAEGAVGNQFVLFDDVPLYWDAWDVMDYHLETRKPVLGQAGTLAVGTEGGLRGSAWFLLQISPNSRLSQEVVLDVGCPYVRFHTEVHWHEAHKFLKVEFPARVRSSQATYEIQFGHLQRPTHYNTSWDWARFEVWAHRWMDLSEHGFGLALLNDCKYGASVQGSVLSLSLLRAPKAPDATADMGRHEFTYALMPHKGSFQDAGVIQAAYSLNFPLLALPAPSPAPATSWSAFSLSSPAVVLETVKQAESSPQRRSLVLRLYEAHGSHVDCWLHLSLPVQEAILCDLLERPDPAGHLPLRDSRLKLTFSPFQVLSLLLVLQPPPH, from the exons ATGGCGGCTGCGCCGGCCCTGAAGCACTGGCGCACCACAGTGGAACGGGTGGAGAAGTTCGTGTCGCCACTCTACTTTACCGACTGTAACCTCCGCGGCAG GCTTTTTGGGGCCACCTGCCCTGTGGCTGCGCTCTCCAGCTTCCTGACGCCAGATAGGCTTCCCTACCAGGAGGCAGTCCAGCGGGACTTCCGCCCAGCACAGGTCGGCTGCAGCTTCGGACCCAC ATGGTGGACCTGCTGGTTCCGGGTGGAACTGACCATCCCAGAGGCATGGGTAGGCCAGGAAGTTCACCTTTGCTGGGAAAGTGATGGAGAAGGTCTGGTGTGGCGTGATGGGGAACCTGTCCAG GGTTTAACCAAAGAGGGTAAGAAGACCAGCTATGTCCTGACTGACAGGCTGGGGGAAAGAGACCCCCGAAG CCTCACCCTCTATGTGGAAGTAGCCTGCAATGGGCTCCTGGGGGCCGGGAAGGGAAGCATCATTGCAGCCCCTGATCCTGAGAAGATGTTCCAGCTGAGCCGGGCTGAGCTGGCTGTGTTCCACCGAGATGTCCACATGCTCCTGGTGGATCTGGAGCTGCTGCTGGGCATAGCCAAG GGCCTCGGGAAGGACAACCAGCGCAGCTTTCAGGCCCTGTACACAGCCAACCAGATGGTGAACGTCTGTGACCCTGCCCAGCCCGAGACCTTCCCAGTGGCCCAGGCCCTGGCCTCCAGGTTCTTTGGCCAACGTGGAGGTGAAAGCCAACACACCATTCATGCCACAGGGCACTGCCACATTGATACAG CCTGGCTTTGGCCCTTCAAAGAGACCATGAGGAAATGTGCCCGGAGCTGGGTGACCGCCCTGCAGCTCATGGAGCGAAACCCTGAGTTCATCTTTGCCTGCTCCCAG GCGCAGCAGCTGGAGTGGGTGAAGAACCGCTACCCTGGCCTGCACTCCCGCCTCCAGGAGTTTGCGCGCCGTGGGCAGTTTGTGCCTGTGGGGGGCACCTGGGTGGAGATG GATGGGAACCTGCCCAGTGGAGAGGCCATGGTGAGGCAGTTTTTGCAGGGCCAGAACTTCTTTCTGCAGGAGTTTGGGAAGATGTGCTCCGAG TTCTGGCTGCCGGACACCTTTGGCTACTCAGCACAGCTTCCCCAGATCATGCACGGCTGTGGCATCAGGCGCTTTCTCACCCAGAAATTGAGCTGGAATTTGGTGAATTCCTTCCCA CACCATACTTTTTTCTGGGAGGGGCTGGATGGCTCCCGCGTACTGGTCCACTTCCCACCTGGCGACTCCTATGGGATGCAGGGCAGCGTGGAGGAG ATCAAGAAGGGGAACCGAGAATGTGAGCGAATCCTGCACGATGTGGAGCTGCTCAGTAGCCTGGCCCTGGCCCGCAGTGCCCAGTTCCTATACCCAGCAGCCCAGCTGCAGCACCTCTGGAG GCTCCTGCTTCTGAACCAGTTCCATGATGTGGTGACTGGAAGCTGCATCCAGATAGTTGCAGAGGAAGCCATGTGCCACTACGAAG ACATCCGTTCCCATGGCAATACACTGCTCAGCACCGCAGCCGCAGCCCTGTGTGCTGGGGAGCCAGGTCCCGAGGGCCTCCTCATCGTCAACACGCTGCCCTGGAAGCGGACCGAAGTGATGGCCCTGCCCAAGCCGGGTGGGGCCCACAGCCTAG CCCTGGTGACGGTGCCCAGCATGGGCTATGCTCCTGTTCCTCCCCccacctcactgcagcccctgctgcCCCAGCAGCCTGTGTTCGTACTGCAAGAG ACTGATGGCTCCGTGACTCTGGACAATGGCATCATCCGAGTGAAGCTGGACCCGACTGGCCGCCTGACATCCTTGGTCCTGGTGGCCTCTGGCAG GGAGGCCATTGCTGAGGGTGCCGTGGGGAACCAGTTTGTGCTGTTTGATGATGTCCCCTTGTACTGGGATGCATGGGACGTCATGGACTACCACCTGGAGACACG GAAGCCTGTGCTGGGCCAGGCAGGGACCCTGGCAGTGGGCACCGAGGGTGGCCTGCGGGGCAGCGCCTGGTTCTTGCTGCAGATTAGCCCCAACAGTCGACTTAGCCAGGAGGTCGTGCTGGATGTTGGCTGCCCCTATGTCCGCTTCCACACCGAG GTACACTGGCATGAGGCCCACAAGTTCCTGAAGGTGGAGTTCCCTGCTCGCGTGCGGAGTTCCCAGGCTACCTATGAGATCCAGTTTGGGCACCTGCAGCGACCTACCCACTACAATACTTCTTGGGACTGGGCTCGATTTGAG GTGTGGGCCCACCGCTGGATGGATCTGTCAGAACACGGCTTTGGACTGGCCCTGCTCAATGACTGCAAGTATGGCGCATCAGTGCAAGGCAGCGTCCTCAGCCTCTCGCT CTTGCGGGCGCCTAAAGCCCCGGACGCTACTGCTGACATGGGGCGCCACGAGTTCACCTATGCGCTGATGCCCCACAAGG GCTCTTTCCAGGATGCTGGTGTTATCCAAGCTGCCTACAGCCTAAACTTCCCCCTATTGGCTctgccagcccccagcccagcgCCCGCCACCTCCTGGAGTGCCTTTTCCCTGTCTTCACCCGCGGTCGTACTGGAGACTGTCAAGCAG GCGGAGAGCAGCCCCCAGCGCCGCTCGCTGGTCCTGAGGCTGTATGAAGCCCACGGCAGCCACGTGGACTGCTGGCTGCACTTGTCGCTGCCGGTTCAGGAGGCCATCCT CTGCGACCTCTTGGAGCGACCAGACCCTGCTGGCCACTTGCCCCTTCGGGACAGCCGCCTGAAGCTCACCTTTTCTCCCTTCCAAGTGCTGTCCCTGTtgctcgtgcttcagcctccacCACACTGA